Within the Clostridia bacterium genome, the region TCGAACTTATATATCAAAGTGATTTAGTGTGGATGTCTCTTCTATCGGAGGTGATTGCTGCTTTGGCCTTATTGGTTGCAGCTCTACTTTGTACCTTGGGTCTAAAAAACTCCATCGGTTATGGCGACATGAAATTATTTATCCTGATGGGTTTTCTCCTAGGCTTAGAAGGTATATGGGGGGCAATCTTTCTTTCATTAATTGTCTCATTCTTTATATCAGCTTATCTCCTAATAACAAAGAGAAAGACTAGGAAGGATGCAATCCCTTTTGGTCCAGCAATAACGATTGGAACGTTTTTATCTATATGTTTGACAGGAATGTGAGGTAGCAGAATGAAGAATTACAAGTTTGTAGTCCCTATTGTCTTGGTAGCTTTGTTCATTTTATCGATCTACATGCTCTATGACACAAAAGCCAATGCTTTATTGCAATATAATGAGTACTTGAAGCTGGCACGTGATTATAGGAAACAAGATATACAAGTAGATGCAGAGGAAAACTATATTAAAGCACTTAGCATTAATCCTCATATAGAGCTGTATATAGAGATAGGTCAGTTCTATAAAGAATCAGAACAAATAAAAAAAGCTACAGAGTGGGGTAATACAATTATCAATAAATATCCAATGGAGATTATCGGCTATGAATTTTTAATGGATTTATATATCAAGCAAGCTGATTATGTAGCAAGCTTTAAGCTCTTGGATATTATTGAAAAAAGAAACCTATCCTCTACTCTTGTTGACGAATTGATAAGTGAAATAGAGTATGAATATTTTTTTAACCATGAGTTTAGTGATGTAGGGATATACAGTATGGGTCTTTGTCCAGTTAAAATCGAAGATAAATGGGGTTATGTCGATTTAACAGGTAAAAAAGTGATAGGTAATAAGTTTATAGAAGCAGGCTATCATTCTGGACAACTAGCTCCAGTTATAGATAGTAACGGGCAAGCATATTTTATTGATACTAATGGAAACAAAAGAAAGGTAGTACTAGATTTAAAGAACGTAAGAAAACTAGGGCTTATTGAAAATGGTGTGTTCTCGCTATATAACGGTAGTTCATGGGGCTTTTATAATGATGACAATGAGCATATTTTTGGTGAATACGAAGAAGTCTCAGCCATGGGCAATGGTGTTGCGGCCGTTATGAAGGACAATAATTGGTCCCTGGTTGACCGTGATGGTAAGGCCTTGTCACCATTTACCTATGATGGAGTAGTCATGGACGACAAGCTTGTAGTGAGTAGATATGATCGTGTATTTGTATACTCTGACTACTATTATCACTTAATCGATACAAAGGGTAATAGTATTACTAATCAAAAGTTCCAAGATGCACGTATTTTCAACGATGACACATATGCAGCAGTTAAGATAGATGGACAATGGGGGTTTGTAGATTTAGATGGGAACATAAAAATAGAGCCTAAATATGAGGATGCAAGAAGCTTTTCCAATGGCTACGCCGCCATAAAATTTGCTGGCAAATGGGGATTTATAGATATGGACAATAACATAGTTATTGATCCACAATTTGATGATGCAAAGGACTTTAATGTAGCTGGCTGTGTCTTCGTACTTCAGAATCAAGAGTGGAGACTACTGCGCTTATTTAAATATAATCATTAAGGAGTAGAGGATTATGAGCTTTACATTTGAAAATCAAGGAACAAATACCTATTTGGTATACAAGATCCGGGACAATGATTCCCTAGATACTACGGGTTTAGGGATGCTGACCAACAATAAAATAAGCGGGCTGGTTCCGGCCTTCTTCACACAAATGGATAATTCAAAGTACATCAGATACAATGTTACTTCTAAAGTATCAGTCAAGCATTTTTTCGATGGGTATGTAAACAAAAAAAGGCTGACAGGGGTATTCAACAGTATAGTAGTCGGTATGTTATCTGCTGAGGATTATATGCTTGACATTAATTCAATTTTATTAGATCTAGACTATATCTTTGTTGATGTATCAACATGTGAAGCGAGCTTGATTTGCTTGCCGATTATCAAAAATGAGGAAAAGCATAGTGAAATAGGTCAATTCTTTAAAAATATTATGTTTAGTACTCAGTTTGACCAAAGTGAGAACTGTGATTATGTAGCAAAAATAATAAACTTTTTAAATAGTTCACCAGTCTTCTCTTTAGTAGAGTTTAAGGCCATTCTCGATGAGATTATCA harbors:
- a CDS encoding WG repeat-containing protein is translated as MKNYKFVVPIVLVALFILSIYMLYDTKANALLQYNEYLKLARDYRKQDIQVDAEENYIKALSINPHIELYIEIGQFYKESEQIKKATEWGNTIINKYPMEIIGYEFLMDLYIKQADYVASFKLLDIIEKRNLSSTLVDELISEIEYEYFFNHEFSDVGIYSMGLCPVKIEDKWGYVDLTGKKVIGNKFIEAGYHSGQLAPVIDSNGQAYFIDTNGNKRKVVLDLKNVRKLGLIENGVFSLYNGSSWGFYNDDNEHIFGEYEEVSAMGNGVAAVMKDNNWSLVDRDGKALSPFTYDGVVMDDKLVVSRYDRVFVYSDYYYHLIDTKGNSITNQKFQDARIFNDDTYAAVKIDGQWGFVDLDGNIKIEPKYEDARSFSNGYAAIKFAGKWGFIDMDNNIVIDPQFDDAKDFNVAGCVFVLQNQEWRLLRLFKYNH